A single region of the bacterium genome encodes:
- a CDS encoding ISAzo13 family transposase — ANRTGLSITVCHFPPGTSKWNKIEHRLFSHIAMNWRGNPLVSLVAIVSLIGSTRTDAGLRVRSEIDRGKYPMGVVVTDQQMARIKLVPHSFHGDWNYTVRPNRQKHT; from the coding sequence CGCGAACCGCACCGGGCTCTCGATTACCGTCTGTCACTTCCCGCCGGGAACGAGCAAGTGGAACAAGATCGAACACCGCCTGTTCTCGCACATCGCGATGAACTGGCGAGGCAACCCCCTGGTGAGTCTGGTGGCCATCGTGAGCCTGATCGGATCCACGAGAACCGACGCCGGGCTCAGAGTGAGGTCAGAGATCGATCGCGGCAAGTATCCTATGGGCGTCGTGGTCACCGACCAGCAAATGGCACGCATCAAGCTGGTCCCACATTCCTTCCATGGCGACTGGAACTACACGGTTCGTCCGAACCGGCAGAAGCATACTTAG